The Tenebrio molitor chromosome 5, icTenMoli1.1, whole genome shotgun sequence genome has a segment encoding these proteins:
- the LOC138131633 gene encoding sodium-coupled monocarboxylate transporter 1-like yields MTPVTQLFRWPDYVVLITTLALSLAIGLYFGCFRGFTNVEEYLMGNRKMDVFPITMSLVASYVSGISILGIPTDTYLYGISYLYSIIGLTITAVIMNRIFLPVFYNLKLTSAYEYLEMRFDKKVRIFGSILFGIYNMTWIAMVMYVSGLTLSQATGLNVHLITPMVCLICVLYTTLGGLKAVVWTDVIQATMMLLALILVLIKGTVDVGGFSTILERNYESGRIETPSLDFDPRSKYTLWSLSIGASVYFLMTTGIDQTMLQRYLSLSSLRSAKKTVWFFVLGYGVFVTLGCYCGILMYAAFYKCDPLLTQLAEKKNQLVPLFVMKILNEFPGFPGIFVAGILSASLSSLSTGLNSMAAVILEDFQKVYIRRSLSERMSSIIMKLSVVIFGTLCVGLVYIIEKLGAILQVYMSVGAVTNGTTLGLFTVGILLPWVNEKGALTGGISSLVFMGWLCFRAQAEIASGTLVYSQKPLTTEECQSNFTFVQQEGIMINLNTSGITQPEKNFEMYHVSYLWYTLMGTVIVIIVSLLVSFITKPLNPNEVNTNLLAPFLGTLVKSPIRSNESVIYNFPAIEEMEMVNEE; encoded by the exons ATGACACCTGTAACACAATTATTTCGATGGCCAGACTACGTTGTATTAATAACTACACTTGCACTAAGTTTAGCTATTGGACTATACTTTGGTTGTTTTCGAGGATTTACTAATGTGGAAGAATACTTGATGGGTAACAGAAAAATGGATGTGTTTCCTATTACAATGTCGCTAGTGGCAAG TTATGTTAGCGGAATTTCCATTTTGGGTATTCCTACCGATACATATCTTTATGGGATATCCTATTTATACTCCATCATTGGACTTACTATAACTGCAGTAATCATGAATCGCATTTTTCTCCCTGTATTTTATAACTTAAAGCTAACATCAGCTTACGAG tATCTCGAGATGAGGTTTGACAAGAAAGTTCGAATATTCGGATCCATTTTGTTTGGAATCTACAAC atGACTTGGATAGCAATGGTTATGTACGTGTCAGGTTTAACTCTCAGCCAAg CCACTGGTCTCAATGTGCATCTTATAACCCCCATGGTTTGCCTGATTTGCGTACTATACACTACATTA GGTGGACTCAAAGCTGTAGTCTGGACCGATGTTATACAAGCTACAATGATGCTTCTAGCTTTGATTTTAGTCTTAATAAAAGGCACGGTCGATGTTGGCGGATTTAGTACCATATTAGAACGAAATTATGAAAGTGGTCGAATTGAAACTCCAAG TTTAGATTTCGATCCAAGATCCAAGTACACTCTCTGGTCACTATCAATTGGTGCCAGCGTCTACTTTCTTATGACAACAGGCATCGATCAAACCATGCTTCAGAGATATCTGTCACTGTCGTCACTTAGATCCGCTAAAAA GACGGTCTGGTTTTTTGTGTTAGGATATGGCGTTTTCGTGACACTGGGTTGTTACTGTGGTATTTTGATGTACGCAGCATTTTACAAATGTGATCCACTATTGACTCAA cttgcggagaaaaaaaatcagttggtTCCTTTATTtgtaatgaaaattttgaatgagtTCCCTGGTTTTCCTGGAATCTTTGTGGCAGGGATATTGAGTGCATCTCTAAG TTCACTATCGACTGGGCTTAATTCAATGGCGGCTGTGATCCTCGAAGACTTTCAGAAGGTCTACATCAGAAGATCCCTTTCAGAAAGAATGTCATCCATAATCATGAAATTATCCGTAGTAATATTTGGCACATTATGCGTTGGTTTGGTGTATATTATAGAGAAATTAGGTGCTATTTTACAA GTTTATATGAGTGTGGGAGCTGTAACTAACGGAACAACACTGGGACTTTTCACAGTAGGAATTCTTCTCCCCTGGGTCAATGAAAAG GGTGCTCTTACCGGTGGAATATCATCTTTAGTTTTTATGGGATGGTTATGTTTCCGAGCTCAAGCAGAAATTGCTTCTGGAACTTTGGTGTATTCACAAAAACCATTAACAACAGAAGAATGTCAATCCAATTTTACTTTTGTACAGCAAGAAGGCATAATGATTAATTTAAACACTTCTGGCATCACACAACCTGA aaagaattttgaaatgtatcaTGTATCTTATTTATGGTATACTTTAATGGGGACTGTAATTGTTATCATTGTTAGTCTTTTAGTTAGCTTCATAACAAAACCATTAAATCCAAACGAAGTAAACACAAATTTATTGGCTCCATTTTTGGGGACACTAGTAAAATCTCCAATTAGGAGTAACGAAAGTGTTATCTACAATTTTCCAGCTATTGAG
- the LOC138132184 gene encoding cytochrome P450 4V2-like produces the protein MAVLFLLLIFIVCLATILYYKYVYIYNKYLKCFPCPPEVPILGHALDFTSDKGILEVLMGYINNYGDTVRIKTGPKRQLLLTSNHKLYELLLPKMEFVKKSMDYKFFQRWLGTGLLTSEGTKWKKHRQVLTPTFHFNLLEDFLEVFESNSKILVEEFKKHLDDTSVDIYRFVNLCTLDIICETTMGTSVKAQENSDSEYVQSVKNMLDLIMGRVFTPHKLFDWIYFFTEDYKKEHKALKILHSHTWDVIKRRRVLYLDALAKGVEVKQRKALLDLLLELNINGQHLSLEEIREEVDTFMFAGHHATASAISFSLFCLANHPEEQAKVLAEQKKIFGNDFDRSVSSRDLKSMQYLDLFIKETLRLYPPGPFYSRELDHDVPYEGTILPKGLTITLFAYALHRNPAYFPEPEKFSPSRFENVDGKLPFIYLPFSAGPRNCIGHRFAVAEMKSVISRIVRTFELLPAIPAHELQIASQIVLISTNGVRIRFKKRNQHTGTF, from the exons ATGGCAGTGTTATTTCTACtacttatttttattgtgtgtTTGGCTacaattttgtattataaatatgTTTATATCTACAATAAATATCTGAAATGTTTCCCTTGTCCTCCGGAAGTTCCCATCTTGGGTCACGCTTTAGACTTTACGTCAGATAAAG GAATTTTGGAAGTTCTTATGGGCTACATCAACAATTATGGGGACACCGTGCGCATCAAAACTGGACCTAAGCGTCAATTACTGCTCACGTCTAACCACAAGCTGTACGAGTTGTTATTACCAAAAATGGAATTTGTGAAGAAGTCTATGGATTACAAGTTTTTCCAGAGGTGGTTAGGAACAGGTCTCTTAACTTCAGAAGGAACTAAGTGGAAGAAACACCGCCAGGTTCTCACTCCCACGTTTCACTTTAACCTTCTAGAAGATTTTCTAGAAGTTTTTGAATCgaacagcaaaatcttggtcGAAGAGTTTAAGAAACATCTGGACGACACCTCTGTTGACATCTacagatttgtaaatttgtgtACTCTTGATATAATTTGTG AAACAACAATGGGGACGTCAGTAAAAGCACAGGAAAACAGCGACTCAGAGTATGttcaaagtgtcaaaaatatgttGGACCTTATAATGGGGCGAGTTTTTACACCCCACAAGTTGTTTGattggatttattttttcaccgAAGATTATAAAAAAGAACACAAAGCTCTCAAGATCTTGCATTCGCACACTTGGGACGTTATTAAACGTCGTCGAGTCCTTTATTTAGACGCACTAGCGAAAGGAGTTGAAGTAAAACAGAGAAAAGCTCTTTTGGATCTTCTTTTGGAATTGAATATAAATGGACAACATTTGTCGCTGGAGGAGATCAGGGAAGAAGTAGATACCTTTATGTTCGCG GGTCATCACGCGACAGCCTCAGCCATAagttttagtttattttgcttGGCGAATCATCCTGAAGAGCAG GCCAAGGTCCTAGCTGAacagaagaaaatttttgGCAACGATTTTGACAGGTCTGTATCTTCACGAGATCTCAAAAGTATGCAGTATCTCGACTTGTTCATCAAAGAAACTTTGAGACTGTATCCTCCCGGTCCATTCTACTCGAGGGAACTGGATCACGACGTACCATACGAAGGAACAATTTTGCCCAAGGGACTTACTATAACGTTGTTCGCATATGCTTTGCACAGAAATCCGGCTTATTTCCCTGAACCCGAAAAATTTTCTCCCAGTAGATTTGAAAACGTCGACGGTAAATTGCCTTTCATTTATTTACCGTTTAGTGCGGGGCCAAGAAACTGTATCG GACACAGATTTGCCGTTGCTGAAATGAAAAGCGTCATTTCCAGAATTGTGAGGACTTTCGAGCTTCTACCTGCAATTCCAGCGCACGAATTGCAAATTGCTTCCCAAATAGTACTCATTTCAACTAATGGGGTCCGCATAAGGTTTAAAAAGAGGAATCAGCACACAGGGACattttga
- the LOC138132180 gene encoding uncharacterized protein has product MLHQVSCVRALLVLVFINTQVQAQFDNIKEANEFDNCEDMSGYFHTLHSLSPVEAFKLITSPMACVNCPLETKTLRHELIILVTKGSLKVDEIIRQLNNIGSLNRYDLTITTLLAINEFLDVDRSVKETISNAIFYLLKKRYLRKNDFTTVRNGFCDYAAYKRPVNKPPLEGKSIHPDGVPKKKPHLPPKPVSPPPTSPPVYASPVYSIPKVSESREKYFQPTPTAAYIPSVEPTFYTTDFYQRPLAYSLAPLSTAVSPIIQTSKKPKISYEAYDHHEYHDSSCLCQTKMLELLLNRILDIENHRLHTESCKEKHLKHTPIIHQTYSSPVIHTTIKQQPVPTVAPTSVVKPAVNKTTVHQFGVYTSPQPSTTVQPTEEQPSVPTVEDSSVGSPSIPPKPKPKQPEPDHSSVHNTGVPKKLDVPKIEAPVIPKATTRAPIIPTVPVKTPEEIKIEKEKENVAIAQNLIKVIPKPEYPHEKQMYEKFKVLLTKPEVQEVVKHMNFSGAKTEPERLALMITTILKTVRTEETQEILTYFTTFKEAAEAHFNYGNLIDALPEPKTPKAQHLYNITKKLLTNKDVYHLPKTAEFENSTDFQDKLIYILSEALKSDTVTNEVKEAISYYLPILKAKRANITYNNLVSLLPAPLTDIEKKKFNIMKKVLESDDIHVMMQHVNLAGASDEQRLKLVLRELLTNPKYKDLASVAGYYKNLIATKKHGFNPHDLLKLLNVTTENKPYVDKIDDYFHTEEFDSVLSQLDLNALSDLDKLCTILQAVQMSATHPEVAQAAGHFVQQLQRDIFFRNMKKIVQLIPQPKTDDEKNKYGIVTSFLLTDKAFDLLNHIDLSVFPDNKLLLEFILKAVVESDVDVAIKDAFEYYIDLTEKLEAIEFITRKEIKKNFKLTEIFTDTLDLKSLSLSQKDAFKKFFKYISEIKPDAMAKFDSWDQAKTRGQFMKLLFAYLLGQPETSPEIKASIQVLDSLVKMNGKGALPP; this is encoded by the exons ATGTTACATCAGGTTAGCTGTGTGAGGGCACTCTTAGTGCTTGTCTTTATTAATACT CAAGTACAAGCAcaatttgacaacataaaagaAGCAAATGAATTTGACAATTGTGAAGACATGTCAGGATATTTTCATACTTTGCATTCACTGTCACCGGTGGAAGCattcaaattaattacctCACCAATGGCCTGTGTAAACTGTCCTTTAGAAACAAAGACTCTTCGGCACGAGTTAATAATCCTCGTAACGAAAGGATCATTAAAGGTAGATGAAATTATAAGACAACTTAATAACATTGGCAGTCTAAATCGATATGACTTAACAATCACAACACTGTTGGCTATCAACGAATTTTTAGATGTTGACAGATCTGTCAAAGAGACGATAAGTAACGCTATATTCTATCTACTGAAGAAACGCTATCTGCGAAAAAATGACTTTACAACAGTAAGAAATGGATTTTGCGATTACGCAGCATACAAGAGACCAGTAAATAAACCTCCACTTGAAGGCAAGAGTATTCATCCTGACGGGGTACCTAAGAAGAAACCACATCTCCCGCCCAAACCAGTGTCACCACCTCCTACCAGTCCACCAGTTTACGCAAGTCCTGTGTACAGTATACCAAAAGTTTCTGAGTCGAGAGAAAAGTACTTCCAACCGACCCCAACTGCCGCGTACATTCCATCTGTAGAACCAACATTTTACACAACCGACTTCTACCAGCGTCCGTTGGCCTATTCCCTCGCTCCGCTTTCTACAGCAGTCAGTCCTATCATCCAGACGtcgaaaaaaccaaaaatctCTTACGAAGCCTACGATCATCACGAGTATCACGATAGTTCTTGTTTGTGTCAGACGAAAATGCTTGAATTGCTGCTGAATCGCATATTAGATATAGAAAACCACCGATTGCATACCGAGTCGTGTAAAGAAAAACATCTAAAACATACCCCTATAATCCACCAGACGTATTCTAGTCCAGTGATTCACACGACCATAAAGCAGCAGCCAGTCCCAACGGTGGCACCAACAAGCGTGGTTAAACCAGCGGTAAACAAAACCACAGTTCATCAATTTGGAGTATACACAAGTCCTCAGCCTAGTACAACAGTGCAACCGACAGAAGAACAGCCCTCGGTACCAACAGTCGAAGATTCGAGTGTGGGAAGTCCCTCGATTCCACCAAAACCAAAACCAAAACAACCAGAACCAGATCATTCTTCGGTGCATAATACAGGAGTGCCGAAGAAATTAGACGTTCCAAAAATAGAAGCACCAGTAATACCAAAGGCCACCACTAGAGCACCAATAATACCCACAGTGCCAGTCAAAACgccagaagaaatcaaaatagaaaaagaaaaggAGAACGTAGCCATAGCGCAGAATTTGATTAAAGTAATTCCGAAGCCGGAATATCCCCATGAAAAGCAAATGTACGAGAAGTTTAAAGTTTTGCTGACAAAGCCCGAAGTTCAAGAAGTAGTAAAGCATATGAACTTTTCCGGTGCTAAAACTGAACCTGAACGTTTAGCGCTGATGATAACGACAATCTTGAAGACAGTCAGAACGGAAGAAACGCAAGAGATATTGACATATTTTACAACTTTCAAAGAAGCAGCTGAGGCGCACTTTAATTAtggaaatttaattgatgCTTTGCCAGAACCCAAGACGCCTAAGGCGCAACATCTTTACAATATAACAAAGAAATTGCTAACAAACAAGGATGTCTATCATCTTCCAAAAACTGCTGAATTTGAAAACTCCACAGATTTCCAGGATAAACTAATATATATATTGAGTGAAGCGCTTAAGTCTGACACAGTTACCAATGAAGTTAAGGAAGCCATAAGTTATTATTTGCCAATCTTGAAAGCTAAACGTGCTAACATCACATACAATAATCTCGTATCTTTACTACCAGCGCCTTTAACTGAcatagaaaagaaaaaattcaacatAATGAAGAAGGTTCTGGAGAGTGATGATATCCACGTCATGATGCAACATGTCAATTTGGCTGGAGCAAGCGACGAGCAACGGTTAAAATTAGTTTTGCGAGAATTATTGACAAACCCAAAATATAAAGACTTGGCTTCGGTCGCCGGGTATTATAAAAACCTGATCGCCACTAAAAAGCACGGATTTAATCCCCACGATCTCTTAAAGCTGTTAAATGTGACGACAGAGAATAAGCCTTACGTCGACAAGATTGATGACTATTTCCATACTGAAGAATTTGACTCAGTTTTGTCACAGCTTGATCTCAACGCTTTGTCAGATTTGGATAAATTGTGCACCATTCTGCAAGCAGTGCAGATGAGCGCGACGCATCCGGAGGTTGCGCAAGCTGCTGGACATTTCGTGCAACAGCTGCAACGAGACATTTTCTTCCGAAACATGAAGAAGATTGTACAACTGATTCCACAACCGAAAACTGACGACGAGAAGAACAAGTATGGAATTGTCACCAGTTTCTTGCTTACCGACAAAGCTTTCGATTTACTGAACCACATAGATTTGTCAGTATTTCCAGATAATAAGTTGCTATTGGAATTTATCTTGAAGGCAGTTGTGGAAAGCGATGTAGACGTAGCTATAAAAGACGCTTTCGAATATTACATCGACCTGACCGAGAAGTTAGAAGCGATCGAATTTATCACCAGGAAGGAAATCAAAAAGAATTTCAAATTGACCGAAATCTTTACAGACACGCTTGACTTGAAATCACTTAGTTTGTCCCAAAAAGacgcttttaaaaaattcttcaagTACATTTCTGAAATTAAGCCCGATGCAATGGCCAAGTTTGATTCCTGGGACCAAGCCAAAACTAGgggacaatttatgaaacttttgttCGCATACTTGCTAGGACAACCAGAAACTAGCCCCGAAATAAAGGCTAGTATACAAGTTTTAGATTCCTTGGTGAAAATGAATGGCAAGGGAGCTCTACCACCATAA